The nucleotide sequence AGCTGTGCCTTTTTCATTTCATCTGAAGATGGAACACTCCCGTCTTCGTGCCTCATAAATATTGAAACAGCACTTCCTCTATACTTTCCCTTGCCGTAAGTTTGGGCAATTTTCAAACTTCCACAGGCACTTTCACCAAATACAATTTCAATCATCTTATATACCTCCGATTTAATTGCTCCCGTTATGAATAAATCATCTCATACAAAACAATTTCTTCTGCCCTGTTGTGAATGTTATTGCAACGCTGCACCCATTCCATTTGTCGGGTACACTTCAATTCCTCTGTCACGCCCTCGGTAGCTTTCATCTGCTCCATGATAGTGTCTAACCGTTTTTGTGCCTGTTCATTCAGGTCTGCAAGATATGTCAACAATTCTCCGGTCAGTATCAATGTATTCAATCTGGCTGGGTGGACTTCTCTTAAATATTCCCGGTGCATTCGTCCGTACTTTCCGATAGGGCGGTGTTCCTCCGGCAGTTTCAAGCCTGGAATGTAGTAATCTCCGACAAGGATATAATCAATTCCGTTTTCCGTTATTCTTGGTTTCAATTCGCTCATGTTCCTTACCTCCTGTGGAAGCAGGCTCGTCTGGTACTAACTCAATCACATCAGTAATCTCACAATTCAGAGTTTCACAGATACGGGCTAATGTATCCATGCTGATGTGCTTTCCCTCTTTGCTCATGTTGGCAATCATATTTGTTGTCATACCAGCAGCAAGCCTTAAATCCTCTTTTCTCATATCACGCTCTAACAGTGTGTGCCAGAGTGGTTTATAGCTGATGTGCATATTGTTTTCCTGCCTTTCTATCCATACCACCGGGGCGGTTGCCCCGGCAGGAACTTTTCTCTTATTATAACACCAATCTTGTGAAATCACAATTTATTCTTGTAGCCTGCCGCTGATACCGTCTGGATTGTGCATTCCCTTTCTTTTTGTTCCCTTTAATTAGCCATGAACTGCTTCATGCCCTGGCTCTTTGCTTATGTGTGATAAAGAAGCAATAGAAGTGCAAAAAATTTTGCCGTTCCTATCCGACACTTGGCCATTGTGTCGGATAGGTCGGGCGGTTATTCGGGCAAGTCAATCTTGCCGACAAAGCTGTAATAAATCTCAATGTCCTGCCTGCGGGTGCCGTTCTCATCATAGCTGCACTCATGCACCACAATTTTCTCGATCATTTCCCGCAAGAGAGTGGGGGTCAGTTCTTCAAAGGCAAGGTGCTTGCGGACAATGCCCATAAATTTCTCGGCGTTGACGGTAGCTGCCTGTGACTTGTCCAGTTCGGCTTGCAGGGCGGCGGCTCTCTTTTTCAGCTCCGCTTGCTCGGCTTCGTAGTCAGCCGACAGTTCCATGAAACGCTCATCGCTGATTTTGCCGTTTACATTGTCCTCATACAGCCGCTTGATAATGCGGCTGATTTCAGAAATGCGTTCCTGCGCCTGTTCAAGCTGCTTGATGGCTGCGGCGGTCTTTCGCTTGCCGCCGATCTCGTTCTGCTGGACAAGTAGTTTCACAAACCGGCTCTCATGCTTGGCTGCGTATTCGGTCACTTGCCGGAGATTTGCCAGGACACCAGCGGTCAACAGATCGGTGCGGATAAAGTGCGCCGTACAGTTGCGGGTGCGCTTCTTGTAGCTGCCGCAGATGTAGCAGTCCTGTTTGCGGTCTTTGTTCTGATACCGCTGCTGATACAGCACATGGCCGCAGTCGGCGCAGAACAAAATCCCGGAGAACAGCCCCACTTCATCGTAGCGGTTCGGGCGTTTGCGCTGTTTGCGTAACTCCTGCACCCGTTCCCATGTTTCCTTGTCGATGATCGGCTCATGGTGGTTCTCGAAAATGGCCTGCTTCTCGACGGGGTTCTCTATGCTGTGCTTGACCTTATAAGAAGGCTTTTCCGTTTTGAAGTTCACCAGACATCCGGTGTACTCTCGGTTTTCGAGGATATGAACGACGGTGTTGGTCGCCCATTTGCACTCATAGCCTGGGTGATAACGGCGGGTGCTGCCTGTCCGCTGATATTCCAGCGTCCCCGGCGTGGGGATTTGCTGCTCCGTCAGCATACGGGCAATCTTGGTCGGGCCGTTCCCGGCAAGGCAAAGCTGGTAAATCTGCTGCACCACCGGGGCGGCTTCCTCGTCTATAATAAAATTCTCGTCCTCGTCCATCACATAGCCGTAAACCGGCTTGCTGGTAACAGGCTTGCCGCTCATGCCTTTTGACTTTTTCACTGCCTTGATTTTCTTGCTCGTATCTCTCACCAGCCATTCATTGAACAGATTTCGCAGCGGGGTAAAATCGTTGTCCATGCCCTCGCTGGCACTGTCCACATTATCGTTGACAGCGATAAAACGCACACCCTTTTGAGGGAACAGCATTTCCGTGTAAAACCCTACCTGCAAGTAGTTTCGCCCTAACCGGCTCATGTCCTTGACGATGACCGTACCCACTTTCCCGGCTTCAATGTCCGCAAGCATGGCTTGAAATCCGGGCCGCTGGAAGTTCGCGCCGGAAAAACCGTCGTCGGTGTACCAGCGCAGATTGGTAAAGCCGTTCTGTTTTGCGTAGGTTTCGAGTATCCTTTTTTGGTTCGATATGGAATTACTCTCGCCTTGCAATTCATCCTCGTGGGACAATCTCGGATAAAGGGCGGTAATGAGGTTTTGGGTGGCTTGTCTTAACATAAAATCCTCCGTTTCCGACAGCCAGCCCCACTATTCCGTGGTTTCATTGTACCACGGAACGGCGGGGGCTGTACAGCGGCAAAAGCGTTAAATTTGCTTCTTTACAGCTTTTCAATTTTCCGATTTTTATGGTATGGGTTGTCGTCCCATATTTGCAGTAGAAAAGTTCATAACTCCGTGGTATACTCTGATTTAACAAAAAAATCAGAAGTTAAAGGAGAAAACATGAAGTATACAATAGATGAATTAACCGCGGCCAAAAGGCAAATTGATTCAACTCTGCACAAGCTAAGAGAAACAGTAAAAACATTTGAATCAAAGGATAATTCCGAGCGTTATAAATCACAAATCACATTGGCAAAGAGAAGAATAAAAGCCTTTGAAATTGCAAATTATTTTATAGAGAATGAGATTAAGAATTGCTAAAGCACTTCCGATTTTCGTTCCAGCGGTCATGCTCCCTGGCATGGCCGCTTTTCCATGCCCCGGTTCACGCCGGATAAGTCGGCTCCTGTGTAGCAGCGGCTTCCGCTTCCAGTACCCGCGCCATTTTGTCGGCGGCTGTGGTTGTGGTGTCTTTCTTGAAATAGCCGGACACGACAAGGACGGAATTGCCCATGCGGATTTCCGTCACACAGTCAGGGCGGCGGGTGGTGCGGGTGTCGTGCTGCTTGTTATCTGCCATAGGCAATACTCCTTTCAGTCGGTAATCAGTTTCTTCATGCTCTCCATTTTCCGCTTGGCGGTTTCCTGCCGGAAGTTGTCGCCGGTAAAGCGTACCGGGACGCACATGGAAAGCAGGCGGTCATAAATCCGGGAATGGGCGGTGTCCTCCGGGTTGTGCAGGTCGTCCAGCGTAAGGTTGGTCGTGACGATCAGCGGCTTGCCGCTGCGGTAACGGCTGTCAATCACATTGAACACCTGTTCCAGCCCGTATTCCGTCCCGCGTTCCATGCCGAAGTCGTCAAGGATCAGCAGCGGATAACGACAAAGGCGGGAAATGTACTCGTTGCGCCCCTCAAAGCTGGCGGCAAGGTCATTGAGGATAAGAGCAAAGTTCGTCATGCGGACGGGGATTTCTTTCTCCATGAGGGCGTTTGCGATACAGCCTGCAAGGTAGCTTTTGCCGGTGCCTACGCCGCCCCAGAACAGGCAGCCGATATTGTCTGTCCGCATATCTTCCCAATGCTCCACATACCGGCGGGCAAGCCCGGTCTGCGGGTTCCTGCCGTTGTCGTTCTCGAAAGTCCAGTCCCGCATGGTGGGGTCGGTAAAGCCCCGGCGTTTCAGTTCTTCCACGGTGTCAAGGTGTCTGCGCCGCTTTTCGGCGGCTTCCCGTTCCTCGCGGGCGGTTCTCTGGCAGTCGCACTCTGCCGGGTGGCGGTCGCGCCCGAAGATAGCGGCCTTATCCGGCGCAAAATAGGCTTCTTTCGGCTTGCGGCACTTGCCGCAGTACAGTAAACCGTCCTCGCCGGTGTAGTCCTCCGGCTCCGGGATGGTGGTCGTCATATTCTCCAAAACCGCGTTGATTTCATTCTTCATAAACTCTCGCCCTCCTTGCATGAGTAGTCTGGTATGCCCTTTTTAGGGGCTTCCTTTTTGTCGTTCCCCGCCCATATCCGCAGGGCGGCGGCATAGTTCTGGTAGCTTTTCCCGTTGGCGGCAAGGTAGCGGCTCATTTCCTCGATGAACCGTTCCAGCCTGTCAGGGTACTCTGCCTGCAACTCGTCGTATTCGGTCTGTGACAGAAAAATATTTCCATATCGGCCATAGGGCGCGGACGGCCCCCCACTCACTCCCTTTGTTTGGCTCTCTGTAAGGTTGTTTATAGTAGTTTGGTTAGGGGACGGTTTTCCGACCATCATAAGGTCGGTTTTCTGACCATCAGTAGGACGGTTTTCCGGCTCTATGAGGGGCGGACTTCCGGCCATCAGTTGGTCTGAAAACTGTACCTGTGGCACTGGCGGTACTTTGACATAAAGCCGGTTCGGTGCGGAGAAGCCGCCCCGTTCCCGTTCCAACAGCCCCGCCGTGTCCAGTTCATTAAGCGCCCCCTTGATGGTGGTGCTGCCTTTATCCAGTATTTCTGCTATCTCCGCGATGGGATAGATAATATAAATCCTGCCCTCGTCGTCCAGCCACTTGTTTTTCTGGGAGAGGGTGGAACGGTCTAACAGCAGCGAATACAGCAGCTTGGCGGTCTGTGAAATCTCCATTTTCAGCAGGAAACGGGGATACGGCAGATAG is from Monoglobus pectinilyticus and encodes:
- a CDS encoding TnpV protein; the protein is MSELKPRITENGIDYILVGDYYIPGLKLPEEHRPIGKYGRMHREYLREVHPARLNTLILTGELLTYLADLNEQAQKRLDTIMEQMKATEGVTEELKCTRQMEWVQRCNNIHNRAEEIVLYEMIYS
- a CDS encoding helix-turn-helix domain-containing protein, translated to MISQDWCYNKRKVPAGATAPVVWIERQENNMHISYKPLWHTLLERDMRKEDLRLAAGMTTNMIANMSKEGKHISMDTLARICETLNCEITDVIELVPDEPASTGGKEHERIETKNNGKRN
- a CDS encoding recombinase family protein; translated protein: MLRQATQNLITALYPRLSHEDELQGESNSISNQKRILETYAKQNGFTNLRWYTDDGFSGANFQRPGFQAMLADIEAGKVGTVIVKDMSRLGRNYLQVGFYTEMLFPQKGVRFIAVNDNVDSASEGMDNDFTPLRNLFNEWLVRDTSKKIKAVKKSKGMSGKPVTSKPVYGYVMDEDENFIIDEEAAPVVQQIYQLCLAGNGPTKIARMLTEQQIPTPGTLEYQRTGSTRRYHPGYECKWATNTVVHILENREYTGCLVNFKTEKPSYKVKHSIENPVEKQAIFENHHEPIIDKETWERVQELRKQRKRPNRYDEVGLFSGILFCADCGHVLYQQRYQNKDRKQDCYICGSYKKRTRNCTAHFIRTDLLTAGVLANLRQVTEYAAKHESRFVKLLVQQNEIGGKRKTAAAIKQLEQAQERISEISRIIKRLYEDNVNGKISDERFMELSADYEAEQAELKKRAAALQAELDKSQAATVNAEKFMGIVRKHLAFEELTPTLLREMIEKIVVHECSYDENGTRRQDIEIYYSFVGKIDLPE
- a CDS encoding transposon-encoded TnpW family protein; translated protein: MADNKQHDTRTTRRPDCVTEIRMGNSVLVVSGYFKKDTTTTAADKMARVLEAEAAATQEPTYPA
- a CDS encoding ATP-binding protein, with the protein product MKNEINAVLENMTTTIPEPEDYTGEDGLLYCGKCRKPKEAYFAPDKAAIFGRDRHPAECDCQRTAREEREAAEKRRRHLDTVEELKRRGFTDPTMRDWTFENDNGRNPQTGLARRYVEHWEDMRTDNIGCLFWGGVGTGKSYLAGCIANALMEKEIPVRMTNFALILNDLAASFEGRNEYISRLCRYPLLILDDFGMERGTEYGLEQVFNVIDSRYRSGKPLIVTTNLTLDDLHNPEDTAHSRIYDRLLSMCVPVRFTGDNFRQETAKRKMESMKKLITD
- a CDS encoding replication initiator protein A, translating into MRDNTPKSTRTQGGDPIADYIRADTRLPAYLPYPRFLLKMEISQTAKLLYSLLLDRSTLSQKNKWLDDEGRIYIIYPIAEIAEILDKGSTTIKGALNELDTAGLLERERGGFSAPNRLYVKVPPVPQVQFSDQLMAGSPPLIEPENRPTDGQKTDLMMVGKPSPNQTTINNLTESQTKGVSGGPSAPYGRYGNIFLSQTEYDELQAEYPDRLERFIEEMSRYLAANGKSYQNYAAALRIWAGNDKKEAPKKGIPDYSCKEGESL